In Chloroflexota bacterium, the genomic window AAGTGGTGCATCTGGCCAGCCGGCTGACCCAGGCCGGGGCCCACGTGGACGTGGTGATGACGGAGGCGGCCACGCGTTTCGTCGCTCCCATGACGTTCCAGGCCGTCACGCAGCGGCCTGTGTACGTCGATCCGTGGCAGCCGATCCCCGACGGCGAACATGCTCGCATCGCCCACGTCCACCTGGCGCGATCAGCCGACCTCTTCGTCGTCGCCCCGGCTACGGCTAACACGCTGGCCCGGCTGGCCCACGGCCTAGCCGACGATCTGCTGACCTCGACCGCGCTGAGCTGCGCCGCGCCGTGGCTCATCGCGCCGGCCATGGAGTCGCACATGTGGGCGAGCCCGGCGACCCAGGCCAACGTGGCGACTTTGCGGGACCGGGGGGTGACCTTCGTGGGCCCCGCGGCGGGCCATCTGGCGTCGGGCGCGAAAGGCGTGGGGCGCATGGTGGAGCTGGAGGAGATCGTGGAGGCCGTGCGGGCGCTCCTGGGCCGGGATGGCCCGCTGGCCGGCCGACGCGTGGTCATCACCGCGGGGGGCACTCGCGAGCCCATCGACCCAGTGCGCTATATCGGCAATCGCTCGTCCGGCAGGATGGGGGTGGCCCTGGCCCGGGCGGCGCGGGATCTGGGCGCCGAAGTCGTTTTGATCCACGGCCCGTTGCAGGTGCCCGTGCCATGGGGCGTGGAGGCGAGATACGCGGAGACGGCCCAGGCCATGTACGAGGCGACCATGGCGATCCTGCCGGAGACGGACGTGCTGGTGGGCGCGGCAGCGGTGGCGGACTTCCGTCCGGCCGAGCCGGCCGCGGATAAGGTGAAGAAGGAGGGGGCGCAGGAGCTAGTCATCCGGCTGGTGCGCACGCCGGACATCCTCGCCGAGGTGGGGCGTCGGCGGCGCGAGCTGGGGCGGCCGCAGGTGGTCGTCGGGTTCGCCGCGGAGACGCGAGACCTCATCGCGTACGCGCAGGAAAAGCTGCATGCCAAGAACCTGGACATGGTGGTCGCCAACGACATCTCCGCTCCGGACGCGGGCTTCGCCGTGGACACGAACCGGGTGACGATCCTGCGCCGGGGGAAGGAGCCCGAGCCGTGGCCGCTGTTGCCCAAGGATGACGTGGCCGAGCGGGTGATGCAGGAGGTGGTCGCGCTCCTGCACCGGGTGGAGGAGGCGGACGATGAGTAAGGTCGTGAGGATCACCGACGTACCCGGCATCCGGGTGGGCCATGCCACCGACGAGCAGGGGATCACGGGGTGCACGGTGGTGCTATGCGAGTCCGGCGCCGTGGTGGGCGTCGATCAGCGCGGCGGCGCGCCCGGCACCCGGGAGACGGACTTGGCCCGCCCCATGCACCTGGTGCGGGAGGCGCACGCGGTGGTTCTGGCCGGGGGGAGCGCCTTTGGCCTGGCCGCGGCGGATGGGGTCATGCGCTGGCTGGCCGGGCATGAGGTGGGGTACGAGGCGCTGGGTGTGCGGGTGCCCATCGTGCCGGCGGCCATCCTCTTCGACCTGGCCCTGGGGGATCCGCACGCGCACCCGGATGCCGAGATGGGATGGCGCGCCTGTGAGGCGGCGACGGATGGCCCCATTGCTGAGGGAAGCGTCGGCGCGGGGACCGGCGCTACGGTGGGCAAGGTGTTGGGCATGGAGAGCGCGATGAAAGGGGGCATCGGCACGGCCGCCGAGGACCTGGGGAACGGATTGATCGTCGGCGCACTGGTGGCGGTCAACGCCCTGGGCGACGTGGTCGACCCCGCCACCGGGGGGATCCTGGCCGGCGCGCGCCTGCCGGACGGCGGGTTCGCGGATACGCTGGCCGTGCTGCGGCAGATGCGCATCCAGCCGCCGCCTGGGGAGTCGACGGTGATCGGCGTCGTGGTCACCAGCGCTCGGCTGGACAAGGAGGGGGCCTGTAAGGTGGCGCAGATGGCGCAGGATGGGCTGGCCCGCGCGGTGCGCCCGGCTCATACGATGTACGACGGCGATACCTTCTTCGTTCTGGCCACGGGGGATGCGGCGGCGGACGTGAATCTGGTGGGCGCGTATGCGGCCGAGGTGGTTGCCAGCGCCATCGTGCGGGCGGTACGACAGGCCAGGGGTCGGGGGGGGGTGCCCGGCTTGGCGGATGGCGGCGTCGCGTCAGTGTGACCTCGTCCTCAAAGCTCCTGATCTCTCCGGCCGGGGATGGGGACTTTGCAGGCAGCTCTAGAGTGCTCAATCCGCGGTGCTATTTCTCGGAAATTCGTCAGATATTCATTTTCATAGTTGACAGGAAGCCGAAAACGC contains:
- a CDS encoding P1 family peptidase; this encodes MSKVVRITDVPGIRVGHATDEQGITGCTVVLCESGAVVGVDQRGGAPGTRETDLARPMHLVREAHAVVLAGGSAFGLAAADGVMRWLAGHEVGYEALGVRVPIVPAAILFDLALGDPHAHPDAEMGWRACEAATDGPIAEGSVGAGTGATVGKVLGMESAMKGGIGTAAEDLGNGLIVGALVAVNALGDVVDPATGGILAGARLPDGGFADTLAVLRQMRIQPPPGESTVIGVVVTSARLDKEGACKVAQMAQDGLARAVRPAHTMYDGDTFFVLATGDAAADVNLVGAYAAEVVASAIVRAVRQARGRGGVPGLADGGVASV
- the coaBC gene encoding bifunctional phosphopantothenoylcysteine decarboxylase/phosphopantothenate--cysteine ligase CoaBC encodes the protein MILKGKRILLGVTGGIAVYKVVHLASRLTQAGAHVDVVMTEAATRFVAPMTFQAVTQRPVYVDPWQPIPDGEHARIAHVHLARSADLFVVAPATANTLARLAHGLADDLLTSTALSCAAPWLIAPAMESHMWASPATQANVATLRDRGVTFVGPAAGHLASGAKGVGRMVELEEIVEAVRALLGRDGPLAGRRVVITAGGTREPIDPVRYIGNRSSGRMGVALARAARDLGAEVVLIHGPLQVPVPWGVEARYAETAQAMYEATMAILPETDVLVGAAAVADFRPAEPAADKVKKEGAQELVIRLVRTPDILAEVGRRRRELGRPQVVVGFAAETRDLIAYAQEKLHAKNLDMVVANDISAPDAGFAVDTNRVTILRRGKEPEPWPLLPKDDVAERVMQEVVALLHRVEEADDE